From the Methanobacterium sp. CWC-01 genome, the window TACATCTCCTCCATCCTTCTATCAGCTCCCTACGCCCAGGAAGGGGTGGAACTGGAGGTTACTGGTGATTTCAAGAGCCAGCCCTACGTGGAGATGACCCTAGATATCATGGCCCACTTCGGGGTGCAGGTGGACTACCAACCAGATGAAAAACGGTTCCGGGTGGACCCGCAGACCTACCAGTCCCAGAACTACACCGTGGAGGGGGATTACTCCTCAGCATCCTACCTCATCGCCGCTGCGGCGATCCTGGAGTCGGAGGTCACCATCCGCAACCTGTTCCGGGACTCCCATCAGGGGGATAAGATCATCCTGGACATCGTGGAAAAGATGGGAGTCCAGGTCCAGCGAGGGGAGTATGAGGTGAAACTGGAAAGTGACGGCCAGATCCAGGGGGTGGAGGTTAACCTGGAAGACGCACCGGACCTGGTGCCCACCGTGGCCGTTCTAGGGGCCCTGGCAGATGGTACCACCACCATAACCGGGGTGGAGCACGCCCGCTACAAGGAAACCGACCGGATCAGCACCACCGCCCAGGAACTCACGAAATTAGGCTTCCAGGTACAGGAAGAACGTGACGGATTAATTTTAGGGGGAAAAATCCCGGAAGAGTTCTCCGGGATGGTGGTGGATAGTCATGGTGATCACCGTCTGGCCATGGCCCTGTCCCTGGTGGGACTTAAAGTAGGTAAGCTTCGGGTGCAAAATGCAGAAGTCCACCACATATCCTTCCCCCGATACCGGGGAGTGATGGAGAAGTTGGGTTGCCACATCGAAGCGGTTAAATAGGGTGGATGTAGCTTATTAGTCCTAATTAAAGGGTAGGATAACGGTGCAATGTCTAACAATGGAAAAGTTATCTGTCAAAATGGGGGGAAGTGCGATCAGAGTAACTGCCAGCACTACCAGTGGCATGACCTCACCCGCCAATGCGCGCCTAGATATTGCCACATAAAGAAAGTGATGACCTCCTGTGAGTTAACGTTACCTGACTAAAAAGATGAATTAAAAACGTATTTTTCTCCATTTTTTCAATTAAAGAGCCTCAATTGGGTTTCTTACTCAATTGGGTTTCTTGTTTTTTTTTACTCCTAGGTCTTAGCTTCCATTTTTTTTTTACTCGTTACCGGTTTCTCCATGAACTCTACTTTTCCATGATTAGTGATGGCTAACATACTTTGACATTATATGAATGTGAGATGTTCAGGTTAGCTTGTATTGTAACCTTCTACGAGGAGGTCTCCGGCGACAGCATAACCAAGCAGTATGGGGTGTTGTCATAACCAAGGGCTTATATAGTTGTTAACCACAAAGTCATAACATACACTGCTTAAATTAATAATTCTTAAGGTGCAGGCGGGAACCATGACCGGTAATAACCACTCCAAGTTACGTGAGAAGGAAACCAAAATATTGATCCTGGGATCTTACAACTCAGGAAAGACCACCACCCTGGAGAACATCTGCCATAACAAGGCCAAGGTGGAGTACAACGGCACCACCATATCCCTGGATTATGGGAACACCCAGATAAATGGTAAGAAGGTGCACGTATTCGCCTCTCCAGGACAGGAACGCTTCCGTTTCATGCGGGAAGTTCTATCTCGGGGGATGGACGGGGCCATCGTGGTGGTGGATAATAGCCAGGGAGTCACCGCCCTGGATCTGGAGATCATGGAAACCCTCCACCAGGGCCAGGTGCCCTACGTGGTCTTCGCCAACAAACAGGACCTTAACTCATCCCACCTGGACTTGAATGGATTGGACCCCCACGTCGTGCCCACCACCGCCCATGAGGGCAAGGGCGTCCAGGAAGGCTTGAATCTTCTTCTGGATATGGTACAGCAGGGGAGCTGAATATCGAAATCATTGATCAGGTCATCTCTGGCCTCCGGGAACAGTACCAGCTGCGAGTTTTCGAAAACAGGGACCCCTACCGGGTCCTGATCCGCACCATACTCTCCCAGAGGACCCGGGATGAGAACACCGACCGGGCCACGGCCCAGCTTTTTGCGGAGTATCCTACCCTGGAGGATGTGGCCTCCGCCACCCCGGAGGAACTGGAACCTCTCATCCGGCCGGCTGGCTTCTACCGTGTCAAGGCCCGGCGGATCATCGAGGTCTCCCAGATGCTCCTGGATGAGTTCGGGGGTGTGGTGCCGGAGAAGATGAAGGAACTGTTACTTTTACCGGGTGTGGGTCGTAAAACCGCCAACTGCGTCCTGGTCTATGCCTTCGAAAAACCGGCCATACCAGTGGATGTGCACGTGCACCGCATCAGCAACCGACTGGGACTGGTCTCCACCAAGAATCCGGAACAAACCGAATTAGAACTGGAAAAAATTGTCCCCAGAAAGTACTGGATCGAACTAAACGACCTCATGGTCCAGTTCGGCCAGACCATCTGCCGACCGGTAAATCCCCTCCATGAAGTATGTCCCCTGGCAGATATCTGCCTATACTACCAGGAACTGTTGCAGGAACCGGATCAGGAGTAGAAATAGGGATCTGGGTTCACCTTTTTTTAGAAACCTAAATGGCTTATGGCAGTACTTAGATAATAATAGTGGTGATAGCCCAAAATTAGCCCACTTCCTAGATTATCTTTTATAAATCTTACCGGACTAATTAAGGATTTGGTTGTTACCTTCCAGTTGAAGTGGAGGGTCGGGTATGCCCCATACTGAGCAAAAAATTTTAGACGCCGCCTTGAAGGTTTTTGCTGAAAAAGGATATAAGGGTGCCACCACTAAGGTCATTGCCGAAGAATCAGGATTCAGTGAATTTACTCTTTTTCGCAAATTCAAATCCAAAGAAAACCTTCTGGAACTGGTTTTAAGTCAGGGTGCTGAGAATTTGAAAAAGGAATTCTTGGAGATTTTTATCGAGAAGGATTTTGCTGATCACCGCAGTCTGGTGGAGTACCTGGTGAAGAGCCTGGACCAGGTGGTCCGAAACAATTTCCAATTCCTAACTATATCCCTGAACTTGGATGGAGGGATACGAGGGGAGGCTATGAAAGAGTGTATAGACTTATTCACCCGGTACGTTGAAAAAAATCTCCCCGGACAGGAGATTGATTATGGAAGTTTCACCCTTTCCATTTTTGCATTTACCTACATGATTAACCTGGAAATCTATCGAAATTCCGGCATCAATTCCCATGCTCTGGAAGGATTCATAGACAATTTAACGCTTTCTTTTCACTGAAACATCCTTACTGCCTTTTTTTCTTCTTCTAAAGACTTTTTCTCTGCTATTGTAGGGGGATGTCACATTCATGGCGCCTATCCATATTCATGGATTTTATCAATTTACTCCCCAAAAAAATTTATATGTTAGCACTCACTAAGAGGAGTGGGGGGATGAATGGGTAAATTGGGAAGGAATACCTAAACCAATGTGGTTTTTGTGGGAGTGAAGGTTATTCACAATCAGCACTCCTACCATCCCTTAAGGATAATAGCAACCCTTGCTATCTATTTTTAAAATAAATTATTATGGGACAATTTTTAGTGAATCCCTCTAGATATGCATACTATTTTTTGGTTATCTCCCTTAAAAGTTCCTTGATCTCCACCAGTTCCTCCAGGATCTGGTTACCATCCCCTGGCTCCTCTGGGAAGGTTTGCACCGCCAGGGGCTTCCTGCCCCGTACAAAGCCGATGAGGATGTTCCTCAGACTTTCAAACTCCACCACTCCCTGGATAGTTATCTCGGAGGGGTTGCCCCAGGCCTGGTTGGGATTGGAGTAACCAGCAGTCTGGATCTTCACCGTCCCGATGCCCAGGAAGCGAGATATGGGTCCCTGGCTGATGTCCACGTTGGTGATACGGTTGTAGGGCACGATCCCTGTGTTTTTAAACCACACTCCCCGGTGCCATTCCACCTCCTCCTGGTCCAGTTTGTAGCGTATGGTCCCGTAGTACTTGGGGATCCAGTACACCGTGAAAAAGACCACAGCCAGGAAGGATATCACGAAGATAAGGCTCAAAATCGGAGGTCCAAAAAGGTAGGCCGGTAAGATCCCTATTAGAATTCCTACTATCACCAGCAGGGCCAGGTAGATGAAGTACAGGGTTCTAAACTGAGGGGCTGGTTGGAAGTCTTCGCCAAGTTTCCAGGATCCAAATTCCATATTCATCATCACCAACAATATTGACATTAATATTAAATACTACTTACGATAATAAATTATGACGGTGATGGTATATGAATACCAAGGTTTTAGTAGGATTAGCAGTGTTGCTTGTTTTAATTGGAGGAGTTAGTGCTTTTGGATTTTTTTCCCCGGCTGAGAAGACCAGCCCACCGACCCAGAGTTCTGCTCCGGTAGCCCAGGAAAATGTACAGCAAGAGGAAAAAAACACCGTAAATGCCCAGGAACAGGTGTGTGCCAAGTGTGGGGGTAAGGGCTACCTGAAGTGTGGTAAGTGTGGCGGTGACGGACTACTGTGCGGAAACTGTGCCAAGTGTGGTGGTGATGGACAGGTCTATTACGATGAGAACTGCCAGGAGCAGCCCAACGTGATGCAGATGCTTAAGGTCCTGGCCTGCCATGAGGCAACCTGCCCGGCCTGTGGAGGAACCGGCGGATCCCAGTCCAAATGTCCTACCTGTGGAGGGGATGGTAAGATCACCTGCCCCGGTTGTGGTGGAGACGGTCACACCTAAAACTATTTATTTTTTTAGATTCCTTTTTTTTATTGAAAATGAAAACTGATTTTCTACCCCAAGAGTTCCAGGTGGAATACGGGCCCTTCCTCTACCCGGAGGAGAGCTTTACTATCCACTTGAGAGATGATGTACTATATTATTCTCCTGATAGCTCAGAAGACAACCAGGAAGAAATATCACCTGCTGAAGAAGAATGGAACCGTTTCTGGCAGGAACTGGATGAACTGGGAGTGTGGGACTGGAATCTTCATTATGACTTGTGTTGCCTGGATGGCACCCGCTGGAGGGTGAAAATAGTCTACAGTGACCTGGAAGTAGAATCCTCCGGGGAGAATGACTACCCCGATAATTTTCTAGGGTTCTGGGAGGCCCTGGAGGAGTTGATGGATCGGGATCTTAAACTAGATATTTAAAGTCACTAATTTTTAGAAAATAAGAGGGGACTACTTCATCCCCGCCACTTTCCCGGCAAACCCGGAGAGCACCTTCTTGGAGAGTCCCTCCACGAATTTCAGGGACCCGGCGCACTCATGCCCCCCGCCATCGATACCGGCCTCGGGTATCTCCTCTGCTAATTTTAAAATAATGGTATTTAAATTGAAGCCGAACTTCTCATTCACCGCATCCGTGGCCCTGATCACCCCAAAGTCCGGTCCATAAGCTAAAGTTAAAATAGGTGTTTCCTCGCCGTGTTTTTGGACCATCTGGTCATGGACGTAGCCACAGGTCTTGCCCGGAGCGGGGTAGGTGAACTTGTGGGCGTACTTCTCCACGTCCAGGACGTTGAAGATGATGCCGTTGGGCAGGTTCTGGGTTTTGAGGTTGGGCATGGCCGCCGCCAGCTGCCACTGGACCCGGCGCTGGGACTCCTTGTACAGGGCATCCACCAGTTTGGTGTGTTTATCCCGGTTTCCCAGGCCCAGGATGGTGTCCATGATACCCCGGCCATTCATGAAGCGCAGATAGAAGGCCTCAAAATCCACAGTAGTAGCAATTTTTTCCAGATCATCCCAGTCATAGCCCTTCTCCGCGGCGATTTCTATGTAACGCTCTGCCTCCGGGGAGCGGGCGTGGTCCCCCACTGCGGCGATGCCGGGCAGGTGTCGGATGCGGTCGGTGACCTCGGGGTTGATCATCCCGGCCAGCTCCACAGCCAGGGCCCCGGCGGTGATCTGACTGTCACCCCCCACCAGGTAGGGGTTCACGTGGACGTCCACGTAGTCATCCACCGCCACCCGGCCATCCTCCACCACACCGGGGTAGTGATGGTCCACCACCACGATCTCCATATCGTAGACCTTGACCTTCATCAAAGCCAGGATATCCTCCTCGGTGGAGCCATTGTCCAGGAGCACCACCAGGGGCAGTTTCTGTCCGTGGCGTTCCTGGTCCTCCAGGGCGAAGCTCAGATCCTTCACCACATCCTCTAGTTCATAGAAGGGGGCCTTGCTGGGGGAGCGGCGGAAGTAGTGCCACTCTGAATCGTTGGCCGGGTTAATATCCTTGATGAGTGGTATAACTGCCTTCTCCACCGCCACCCCAGCGCAGATACCATCGGCATCGGCGTGGTGACGTACCAGGATGCTCCGCCCGTCCAGGATGGCTCGGCGTATGGACTGGGCCGCCCGGGCCAGGAGTGGTCGTAGCTTCTCCAGGGTGGGACTCTCCTGCAGGAGACTGGTGCTCTCCGGAACGGCCCTTTTATCCAGGACCTCATCAATGACCTTCCGGGCCTCGGTGGCCTCTGGTCCGGTTAACCTTTCCAGGTACTCAGTTTCTACCTGTATCTTACCCCCATGGAGGGATACTTCTCCCAGGACCTCCACCATGTGACCGGTCTGGACATGGGGATAAACCCGCTCCCCGGGCTGGTCAAAGGCCGCCGCCCAGGTGATGCCGGTCTCATCGGAGATGGTGAAGATGGTGGGTCCCGTGGTCTGCTGGATCTGGATCACCTCCCCCACCAGGCGCACATCCTTACCCCGGTCCTGGGGGGTGACCTTACCAATGGGGGTGCGGAGTAACTCCTTTTTAAGCTTTACCAGGTGATAAGCCCCGTTAATACGGGCCGGTTCCAGGTCCACCTCACCCCGGTGGGTTTTGATCTCCGTCACCCGGGCGAAGACCTCATCCCCTACCTGGTAGGAGGAGGCCCGCATGCGCATCAGTCCATAGACCTTCTTGGTGAAGGTCACGAACACTCCAAAGTCCACCACCTTGGTAACTTTACCCTTGTAGACGGCCCCCACCTCCAGGTCGCCAATATCACTGGCGGGGTGCAGCTGATAGACCACCTCTTTACTCTGGCAGTCCCCACAGTAGTCACCCTTCTCTATCTCTTTCCCACACTTCTGGCAGTAGTTAAGCTCTCCCTGCCCATCACAGGCCGGACAGGTTTGGGTTACTTCCACCTCACCCTTGCCCTTACACACCGAGCAGGGCACCTCTTCATCCACATCCAGCTGGTACCTTTCCCGGGCGCCCTTGGACAGTCCCTTCACATGATCCTGCAGGTCTACCTGGTCTCCTACTCCGGTTCCATGGCAGGCTTCGCAGATCTGGTAACTGGTAACCAGGTATCCTTTACCTTTACACTCTAAACAAGTCTTCTTCATGTTAATCCTCAAAAAAATCAGTAAATTAAAATATAATAATTATTTGAACAGGGCCACATTCTGCTGCACCAGCTGGTCCTTCTGGGTGGCCAGGGCCACCGACTGTTTCATGTAGTCATTGGCCAGGTCCAGGTGCTGGTTGGCATTGGTGGTTTCATTACCCTGCAGGTAGGGTATGGCCATCTTCAACTCGCTGGTGGCATTCAGCCGCAGGTCCAGTTCCTGCAGGGTGAGCTGGAAGTAGTCAATGTAAACCTGCTTTTCACTGTTCCGGGCGTAGATCAAAGCTTCCTGGGTGGATGATCGGCCCAGATCGAATTCGCTGAAGGCGTTGTTACCCTGGGTAAGGGCTTGTTCATACTGGAGCTTGTTGGTACTGGCCACGGCCTGGTTGTAGTAGGAGTCACCCTCCTTCAGATGGTCGTTGATGGTGGAGGCCAACTGGTCCATACGGGATACATCCGAGTTTATACAGCCACTGGAAAATATAACCAGGATCAGTAGTGCCAGAATCAGGGTCCATTTACGCATGTTCATCATCCACGCTTGGTTTGTTAGATTTACTAGGGTTATGGTAGATATCTCACCCTAAGGGTTTATAAATGTTTGAAGTAGTCACTGGATTCTTATAAAAATAGAAAAATGGTGGAGATTTTTAGGATCTCCACAGACCATGGATACTGCAGTAGCTTCGCACACTGATCTGGCTGACTTTATCCGGATCCAGGTCGAACTGGGCCTGGGGCTGGTCTCCGGCTTTAAGGGCCTGTCGGTAGATCTTGCCATCGGCCTTTACTTCGATCCAGTCGATGCAGTGCTCCTCTTCCATGGGATGGGCTATTTCACCCACCTTCACCAGTAAGCCACTGTCAGTTTTCTCCAGGACGGGCACGTGTTTTTCCTGGCCAGTGTCCTCATTCCTCTCCACCAGCAGGGTCATGGGGACCTGGCAGCAGACCAGTTCTCCTTCCCCTCCCTGGAGGATTTCGATGACATTGTCACAAACCTGACAGCGGTACACTTCGCCATTCTCAGCCACGGTATCTTCCCCTAGAACTGTTCGCAGCGTATGTAGAAGTATTCCTGGGGATGGTCACAGGCGGGGCATTCTAGTGGTGCCTCTTTACCCTTACTGGTGTAACCACATTTGGGGCAGGCCCACTCCACTACTTCCTCCTTCTTCTGGAAGGTGTCCTTTTCCACCTGCTCCAGGAGGGCCAGGTATCTTTCTTCGTGATGGCTTTCCGCATGACCAATGGCATTCAAACGGGTAGCCACATCATCTAATCCATCCTCTTTAGCGGCCAGAGCAAATTCAGGGTACATCTCAGCAGTTTCGTAGTGTTCCCCGGCAATGGCGGCTTTGATGTTGGTGGCGGTGTCTCCCAGGGTTAGGGGGGCCTCTGCTTCCACGTGGATAGCATCGGGATCTTCACCCATCTTCTCTTTGATGTCCTGGATCATTTTAAACAGCCATTTAGCGTGTTGTCTTTCCTGTTCAGCAGTCTCCAGGAAGATATCAGCTACCTTGTGGAAGCCTTCCTTTTTTGCAGCCTTGGCATATAAAGTGTAACGATTTCGGGCCTGACTTTCTCCAATAAAAGCCTTGCTTAAGTTTTCTAGAGTGTTTTGCATAGATTTCACCATGACAGAATTTGTAGACTATGATATATTATACTTTCTTAAGTTAGAAAAGAATGTCCAGAAATTCATCTCCGGGATATTGAACCTTAAAATCAGTTAACCAGGGGGTCCATGCCACCGGAGTTTATGTAGATCTCAAAGGAAGTGCCTTCCGTGGTTAAAATTTTAATTTTACCCTTTAACTGTTCAGTGAGGGCCTGGACCAGCTTCAAGCCCAGGGTGGATGTATCCCGGAGGTTAATATCCTGGGGTAAACCCACCCCGGTGTCGGTGCAGGTGATGATAATCTGGCCATCCCTTTCTTGCAGCCGGATGATTATCTTCCCGGTTTTATCATGGGGGAAGGCGTGTTTAACACTGTTGGTAACCAGCTCGTTGATGATGAGGGCGCAGGGTATGGCGGTGTTAATATTTATCCACACCGGTTCACAGTCCATCTCCAGGGTGATCCTCTCCCTGGAGTCTTCGTAGGACCTTAACACATTCACCACCAGGTCCTGAATGTACTCCGCCAGGTTTATGCGGGTGAAGTCCCGGGATTGGTAGAGTTTCTCATGGACCAGGGCCATGGATTGGATGCGGTTTCTGGTTTTCCGGAACAAGTGGAGGGTTTCTTCATCATCGGAACGGTTGGACTGCAGACTGATTAGGCTGGAGATGATCTGCAGGTTGTTCCTAACCCGGTGGTGTATTTCTCTTAAGAGTATCTCCTTCTCCTCCAGGGAGTTTTCAAGTTCCTCCTTGTACTCCACTTCCCGGGTTATATCCTCCATAGTTTCCACCGCACCTATTACTTTTCCCTCAGAGTCCAGGAGAGGAAAGGCCGTCATGTACAGCCATCTACCATCCTTGAGTTTGGGGAAGAATCCGGTGGCACTGTACACGTTGTCCACCAGTTTGGTGCGCATGTGTTTGGTGGAGTACCACTTGAAGATCCCCTTCCGGTCATCTTCCAGTAACAGATCTGCCATACAGGGCCTCTGTTCCGGGTAGAACACGTGCCAGTGATTGGTGGTGCCCAGCACATCCTTCTTCTTTATGCCGGTGAATTTCTCCAGGGCCTGGTTCCAGTAAACCACCTCATGATCAGTGCCGATAACGAAGGTGGGTATGGGGGAGCCGTTGATTATGCTCTCCAATCTTTTTTCGTTGTTCAAAAGACTTCGGTAGATCTTCTTCCGTACCTCGATTTCCTGGGATAGTTGCCGATTGATTTCACCCAGCTCCCGGGTTCTCTCCTCCACCATGTTCTCCAGGTTTTCCCGGTGCCGGGCCAACTGGAATTCCACCTTTTTCCGACTGTCAATGTCACGCATAACCAGTAAAAAACCATTTTCATTCTGGTTTTCATCTAGAAATGGGTTGATGATGGATTCCAGCCAATGGTAATCATCGGTCACAGTTTGGCACCGGAATTCTTCCCGGGCACTGGCGGAGGATGATTTAACACCTTCCAGGGCCAGGGTCATGTGATCTGTATCCTGGGGGTGCACCAGTTGGAAGAACTTGCTCACTGGCTGTTCCAGGAAGTCCTGGTAATGGTATCCCAGAATTTTAAAGATGGAGCTGCTAAGGTACTGGATCTGGTCCTGGCCATCGACCTGCATCACCATGTCCTGTATGTTCTCGGTTATTAGACGTAGCTGAGCTTCTCTCTTTTCCAGGGATCTGGCGGCCCTTTCCAGGTCCCGGGTTTCTTCAACTTCATCTAATGCCCTTTTGATGGTATAGGGTAACTTGGAGATGTTGTTTTTGAAAACATAATCTTTAGCACCTTCCCTTAAGACTTCGGTTACGAATTCTCCCCCAATTTTACCGCTTAAAAAGATGAAGGGAACCTGGGGGATCTCCTGTCGGGCGATCTTCAGGGCGGACTTACCATCGAAGGAGGGCAGGGAATGGTCGGCCAGGATGAGGTGCGGTTCAAATTCATGGATCCCCCTCCGGAATTCTGCCTCAGTTTCCACCCTTAAAGAGGAGAAGGGAATATTTTCACGCTCAAGTTCCCTCTCTGCCAGTTCAGCATCGAAGGGAACATCTTCCAGCATCATTATCCTTATTTTTTCCATTAAACCACGACTAAAGTACCAGAATCTAAGGATTAATGTTACTATATCTGCTATTATTTATTAACTTTTTTATAAAACCTCCAAATAACCCCTTAGCATCATTATTAAT encodes:
- the aroA gene encoding 3-phosphoshikimate 1-carboxyvinyltransferase, with product MEFLVEKTEKIRGVVQAPPSKSYTHRAFFLAALARGESTIRSPLYSEDTLASLVACQAFGSQFQVSDEVCLVQGTAGKLQTPEDVLDLKNSGTTLRLATTLASLAPGSTVLTGDDSLRTRPMQPLLAALDKLGVRAWSTRDNGLAPIIIREGFQGGSASIPGDVSSQYISSILLSAPYAQEGVELEVTGDFKSQPYVEMTLDIMAHFGVQVDYQPDEKRFRVDPQTYQSQNYTVEGDYSSASYLIAAAAILESEVTIRNLFRDSHQGDKIILDIVEKMGVQVQRGEYEVKLESDGQIQGVEVNLEDAPDLVPTVAVLGALADGTTTITGVEHARYKETDRISTTAQELTKLGFQVQEERDGLILGGKIPEEFSGMVVDSHGDHRLAMALSLVGLKVGKLRVQNAEVHHISFPRYRGVMEKLGCHIEAVK
- a CDS encoding GTP-binding protein, with the protein product MTGNNHSKLREKETKILILGSYNSGKTTTLENICHNKAKVEYNGTTISLDYGNTQINGKKVHVFASPGQERFRFMREVLSRGMDGAIVVVDNSQGVTALDLEIMETLHQGQVPYVVFANKQDLNSSHLDLNGLDPHVVPTTAHEGKGVQEGLNLLLDMVQQGS
- a CDS encoding endonuclease III domain-containing protein; translation: MNIEIIDQVISGLREQYQLRVFENRDPYRVLIRTILSQRTRDENTDRATAQLFAEYPTLEDVASATPEELEPLIRPAGFYRVKARRIIEVSQMLLDEFGGVVPEKMKELLLLPGVGRKTANCVLVYAFEKPAIPVDVHVHRISNRLGLVSTKNPEQTELELEKIVPRKYWIELNDLMVQFGQTICRPVNPLHEVCPLADICLYYQELLQEPDQE
- a CDS encoding TetR/AcrR family transcriptional regulator encodes the protein MPHTEQKILDAALKVFAEKGYKGATTKVIAEESGFSEFTLFRKFKSKENLLELVLSQGAENLKKEFLEIFIEKDFADHRSLVEYLVKSLDQVVRNNFQFLTISLNLDGGIRGEAMKECIDLFTRYVEKNLPGQEIDYGSFTLSIFAFTYMINLEIYRNSGINSHALEGFIDNLTLSFH
- a CDS encoding PH domain-containing protein encodes the protein MEFGSWKLGEDFQPAPQFRTLYFIYLALLVIVGILIGILPAYLFGPPILSLIFVISFLAVVFFTVYWIPKYYGTIRYKLDQEEVEWHRGVWFKNTGIVPYNRITNVDISQGPISRFLGIGTVKIQTAGYSNPNQAWGNPSEITIQGVVEFESLRNILIGFVRGRKPLAVQTFPEEPGDGNQILEELVEIKELLREITKK
- a CDS encoding DHH family phosphoesterase: MKKTCLECKGKGYLVTSYQICEACHGTGVGDQVDLQDHVKGLSKGARERYQLDVDEEVPCSVCKGKGEVEVTQTCPACDGQGELNYCQKCGKEIEKGDYCGDCQSKEVVYQLHPASDIGDLEVGAVYKGKVTKVVDFGVFVTFTKKVYGLMRMRASSYQVGDEVFARVTEIKTHRGEVDLEPARINGAYHLVKLKKELLRTPIGKVTPQDRGKDVRLVGEVIQIQQTTGPTIFTISDETGITWAAAFDQPGERVYPHVQTGHMVEVLGEVSLHGGKIQVETEYLERLTGPEATEARKVIDEVLDKRAVPESTSLLQESPTLEKLRPLLARAAQSIRRAILDGRSILVRHHADADGICAGVAVEKAVIPLIKDINPANDSEWHYFRRSPSKAPFYELEDVVKDLSFALEDQERHGQKLPLVVLLDNGSTEEDILALMKVKVYDMEIVVVDHHYPGVVEDGRVAVDDYVDVHVNPYLVGGDSQITAGALAVELAGMINPEVTDRIRHLPGIAAVGDHARSPEAERYIEIAAEKGYDWDDLEKIATTVDFEAFYLRFMNGRGIMDTILGLGNRDKHTKLVDALYKESQRRVQWQLAAAMPNLKTQNLPNGIIFNVLDVEKYAHKFTYPAPGKTCGYVHDQMVQKHGEETPILTLAYGPDFGVIRATDAVNEKFGFNLNTIILKLAEEIPEAGIDGGGHECAGSLKFVEGLSKKVLSGFAGKVAGMK
- a CDS encoding desulfoferrodoxin; amino-acid sequence: MAENGEVYRCQVCDNVIEILQGGEGELVCCQVPMTLLVERNEDTGQEKHVPVLEKTDSGLLVKVGEIAHPMEEEHCIDWIEVKADGKIYRQALKAGDQPQAQFDLDPDKVSQISVRSYCSIHGLWRS
- the rbr gene encoding rubrerythrin, with protein sequence MQNTLENLSKAFIGESQARNRYTLYAKAAKKEGFHKVADIFLETAEQERQHAKWLFKMIQDIKEKMGEDPDAIHVEAEAPLTLGDTATNIKAAIAGEHYETAEMYPEFALAAKEDGLDDVATRLNAIGHAESHHEERYLALLEQVEKDTFQKKEEVVEWACPKCGYTSKGKEAPLECPACDHPQEYFYIRCEQF
- a CDS encoding PAS domain S-box protein, with amino-acid sequence MEKIRIMMLEDVPFDAELAERELERENIPFSSLRVETEAEFRRGIHEFEPHLILADHSLPSFDGKSALKIARQEIPQVPFIFLSGKIGGEFVTEVLREGAKDYVFKNNISKLPYTIKRALDEVEETRDLERAARSLEKREAQLRLITENIQDMVMQVDGQDQIQYLSSSIFKILGYHYQDFLEQPVSKFFQLVHPQDTDHMTLALEGVKSSSASAREEFRCQTVTDDYHWLESIINPFLDENQNENGFLLVMRDIDSRKKVEFQLARHRENLENMVEERTRELGEINRQLSQEIEVRKKIYRSLLNNEKRLESIINGSPIPTFVIGTDHEVVYWNQALEKFTGIKKKDVLGTTNHWHVFYPEQRPCMADLLLEDDRKGIFKWYSTKHMRTKLVDNVYSATGFFPKLKDGRWLYMTAFPLLDSEGKVIGAVETMEDITREVEYKEELENSLEEKEILLREIHHRVRNNLQIISSLISLQSNRSDDEETLHLFRKTRNRIQSMALVHEKLYQSRDFTRINLAEYIQDLVVNVLRSYEDSRERITLEMDCEPVWININTAIPCALIINELVTNSVKHAFPHDKTGKIIIRLQERDGQIIITCTDTGVGLPQDINLRDTSTLGLKLVQALTEQLKGKIKILTTEGTSFEIYINSGGMDPLVN